DNA sequence from the Maribacter dokdonensis DSW-8 genome:
AAATGCATCCGGCGATAATTCAACATTCCCACGATTAAGCACATCGTCTATATCTTCATATCCCTCCTTATTCATTTTTACGTTTAAAGGAAAATATTTAGGTGGAGGCAAAAGACCATCGGTTACTTCTTTAATGAATTCTTCCTTGGTCATATCCGCTCTAAGAGCGTAATTCATTTTTTTCTGATTACCCAAGGTATCCACCGTTTCTTTCATCATGTTCTTACCACATGCAGAGCCGGCACCATGTGCAGGATATACGGTAACATCATCAGCCAAAGGCATTATTTTAGTACGCAAACTATCAAACAACGTACCTGCCAATTGCTCTTGGGTCATATCAGCAGATTTCTGCGCTAGATCAGGTCTACCCACATCACCTAAGAACAAGGTGTCACCAGAGAAAATTGCATGATCTTTACCATTTTCATCACGCAACAAATAAGTAGTACTTTCCATAGTATGCCCCGGTGTATGAAGCACTTTAAAAGTGAGTTTGCCCAACTTAAATTCTTGACCGTCTTCGGCAATGATAGCGTCAAAAGTAGGGTTAGCGGTGGGACCGTAAATAATAGGAGCTCCTGTTTCTTTTGAAAGCGTTACGTGCCCGCTGACAAAATCTGCATGAAAATGGGTTTCAAATATGTACTTGATCTTGGCATTGTCATTTTCAGCCCTTTGAATATAAGGTGTTACCTCACGTAACGGATCAATAATAGCAACTTCCCCATCACTCTCAATATAATATGCTCCTTGAGCCAAACAACCTGTATATATCTGTTCTATATTCATACTAAACTACTTTATATTATAACAATCACTTCACCTTTAAGGTACAAGATTTTTTTAATTTATATTTCTTTTGGCCTTGGCCATTCTACTATTTTCATAGGCTACTTTCGCGGCCAATAAGGATATCTCATTGGGGTCATCAAAAAAATCGACAGCTTCTTTTGTTTTTACGAACAAAAATTCTCGCTGTAATTCCTTGATAATACCTGTACTAAAAATAATATCCCTTGTTGGTCCAATGGCACCTGCAATGTAAAATTGCAGTTCACGTTCCCTAATATCATGTATTAATTTAGTCAACATATCCGCAGCGGTGGCGTCAATGTAATTTATGGATTCTGCATTCAAAATAATTCCTTTAAGTGCCGGACCTTTTGCCTTTATATGCTTAAGCAATTGTTTTTTAAAATAAGCTGAATTACCAAAATACAACTGAGAATCGAACCTAACGATTAACAAATCATTACGCACCACCACCTCATCTGCAAAACGAATTACATTCTTATAATAGTCGGAATTGCCAATATTACCAATCTCTACAAAATGGGGTTTAGAAGTCCTATAGACCATTAGCAATAAAGAGCATAGAACACCTATTAATATACCTTG
Encoded proteins:
- a CDS encoding MBL fold metallo-hydrolase, which translates into the protein MNIEQIYTGCLAQGAYYIESDGEVAIIDPLREVTPYIQRAENDNAKIKYIFETHFHADFVSGHVTLSKETGAPIIYGPTANPTFDAIIAEDGQEFKLGKLTFKVLHTPGHTMESTTYLLRDENGKDHAIFSGDTLFLGDVGRPDLAQKSADMTQEQLAGTLFDSLRTKIMPLADDVTVYPAHGAGSACGKNMMKETVDTLGNQKKMNYALRADMTKEEFIKEVTDGLLPPPKYFPLNVKMNKEGYEDIDDVLNRGNVELSPDAFEKAANDTEALVLDVRHQDEFVKGHIPRSIFIGLNGDFAPWVGDLIADTKQPLLLVIPEGKEEEAITRLSRVGFDAAIGYLKGGIEAWKAAGKEVDQITSITAPEAKTLIDKGNAVFDVRKDGEYLSEHLVGAVHTPLSELNKHLSKFPEKGEFLVHCAGGYRSVIASSILKSRGIHNLIDVKGGYGALKKEDLEKTDYVCPTTL